The region TCTATGGAACCACCGCAGCCGAGGTAAAAGGACTCGATCAGTTTCCGCAGGATCAGTGGCCGTCTGCGCTTCCATTGCTGTTTTACAGTTACCACATCATGGCCGGGCTCGGAACCTACTTTGCTGGATTGATGATCCTGGCGGGATTTCTTCTGTGGCGCGGTCACATTTATCACGCGCGTTGGCTGCTGTGGCCCATCCTGTTAAGCTTCCCGCTTCCCTACATTGCCAACACAGCAGGATGGATGACCGCGGAGCTGGGCAGACAGCCATGGCTCGTATACGGGTTGATGCGAACGTCGGAAGGCTACTCCAAACACGTGGGGCCAGGCACAAGCCTGTTTACACTGCTTGGCTTTCTGGGGATGTATTCGGTGCTCTCAATTCTCTGGATTGTGTTGGTCTACACCGCCATCCAGAAAGGACCGAAGGCGCCCGTGGTAGACGAAGGACACGACGGGCACACACTGACGACCGCATAAGGAGAGTGCGATGGGGACGATCTGGTTCTGGATTGTAGCGGCGATGCTGACCATCTATGTAGTGCTGGACGGGTTTGACCTCGGGGTCGGCATTGTTTATTTGATAGTAGCTCGCACCGAGCAGGACAGGCGAAAGGCTATGCATGCCATCGGGCCGGTCTGGGATGGCAACGAGGTGTGGCTGATCGCCGGAGGAGGCACGCTCTTCTTTGCCTTCCCTCTTCTGTACGCCTCTTCGTTCAGCGGCTTTTATCTTCCTCTCACTATCGTGCTTTGGCTGCTGATCGTGCGCGGCTTAAGCATCGAGCTTCGCGCACACACGCACGACAGCGTCTTTATGAGCTTGTTCGATACAACGTTCGCGCTTTCGAGTCTGATCCTTGCGGTATTCTTCGGGGCGGCCCTAGCCAACGTTATTCGCGGTGTTCCCCTTGGAGCTGACAACTACTTCTTTCTTCCTCTATGGACAAACTGGCGAACAGGACCGAACCCGGGAATCCTGGACTGGTACACCGTTTTGGGAGGTCTGCTCGCGGCAGTGGCATTGGCAATGCACGGCCTGCTCTATCTGGCATTGAAGACCAGGGGGGCACTCAATGAGAAGTCGGTTGCATGGGCGAAAAAAGCGCTCCCGATAGTAGCCATTCTCACCCTGGCGAGCGTCCCGGCCACCGTCATCGCGCGACCTGCTTCCCTGATGCACTACCAGGAACACGGACTCGCGTGGCTGGCGCCGGCGATGGTTGTTGTCAGCCTCATTACGATCGCCATCTCACTGGCCCGCGGATGGGAGTGGAGAGCCTTTATCGGTTCCTGCACCTACCTTGCTGCAATGCTGGTTGGTGCTGCGGCTGGGCTCTTCCCTGTCGTACTGCCGAGTGTAGGAACGGAGGGCCAGAGCATCACCATCGATCGCGCGCTCGCGGGTCCACACGCGGTCCGGGTGGGGCTTATCTGGTGGACGTTCGGGATTCTGCTGGCCCTTGGCTACACCGTGACGGTGTACTGGCTCTTCCGTGGCAAGGTCCCGGAGCACACAGAAGGATACGGCCACTAAAACTCCCGCTCACCAGGCGTGGTGAAAGCCATCCTTCTCCGTGAGGTGGACTTCGGTGCGGAAGAGATCGCTG is a window of Edaphobacter sp. 12200R-103 DNA encoding:
- the cydB gene encoding cytochrome d ubiquinol oxidase subunit II; translation: MGTIWFWIVAAMLTIYVVLDGFDLGVGIVYLIVARTEQDRRKAMHAIGPVWDGNEVWLIAGGGTLFFAFPLLYASSFSGFYLPLTIVLWLLIVRGLSIELRAHTHDSVFMSLFDTTFALSSLILAVFFGAALANVIRGVPLGADNYFFLPLWTNWRTGPNPGILDWYTVLGGLLAAVALAMHGLLYLALKTRGALNEKSVAWAKKALPIVAILTLASVPATVIARPASLMHYQEHGLAWLAPAMVVVSLITIAISLARGWEWRAFIGSCTYLAAMLVGAAAGLFPVVLPSVGTEGQSITIDRALAGPHAVRVGLIWWTFGILLALGYTVTVYWLFRGKVPEHTEGYGH